Proteins encoded by one window of Candidatus Zixiibacteriota bacterium:
- a CDS encoding cbb3-type cytochrome c oxidase subunit I: protein MSDTVATAHPVHEQHAEQGFWRTYVFSTDHKMIGRQFLFLGLFMLVIGGLLAMMVRWQLAWPETPVPGLGAIPEPYTYGGIIPPQTYNALFTMHATIMIFFVVMPIMVGAFGNFLIPLMIGTRDMAFPRLNMLSFWVGALSGAVMLASFFVPGGPAAGGWTAYATLSAKESYTGVGWGQDLWIISLIISGASSLMGAVNYITTIVNMRAPGMSYFRMPLTIWSLFITAVLLLLALPVLTAALAMLLFDRTMGTSFFLPENGGEPLLWQHMFWFFGHPEVYILVLPAMGVTSDLLSTFSRKPVFGYRAMAFSMIAIAFLSWLVWGHHMFVSGMNPLLGTAFMMTTMVIAVPSAIKTFNWLGTLWGGSIRFAGPMLFALGFVSNFVIGGLSGIFMASTPVDIFIHDTYYIVAHFHYVVAGIIFALFAAVYYWFPKMFGRMMHEGLAKIHFVFTYIFFNLTFFPMHFLGVAGHMRRIYNPLQYEFLKPMQDWNVFITVSAFLLALGQIPFVVNFVWSLAAGKKAERNPWCANTLEWTAPSPPPHGNFEVQPVVYRGPYEYSSPDAAEDWLPQNRPLAGAAARAH from the coding sequence ATGAGCGATACGGTAGCGACGGCGCACCCGGTGCACGAGCAACACGCCGAGCAGGGGTTTTGGCGGACCTACGTGTTCTCGACCGATCACAAGATGATCGGCCGGCAGTTCTTGTTCCTCGGGCTGTTCATGCTGGTGATCGGCGGGTTGCTGGCGATGATGGTGCGCTGGCAGCTGGCGTGGCCGGAAACGCCCGTGCCGGGCCTCGGGGCCATTCCGGAGCCGTATACGTACGGCGGCATCATTCCGCCCCAGACCTACAACGCGCTGTTCACGATGCACGCCACGATCATGATCTTTTTCGTGGTGATGCCGATCATGGTCGGCGCCTTCGGCAACTTCCTGATCCCGTTGATGATCGGGACTCGCGACATGGCCTTTCCGCGGCTCAACATGCTGTCGTTCTGGGTAGGGGCGCTCTCCGGCGCGGTGATGCTGGCGAGCTTCTTCGTTCCCGGCGGCCCGGCGGCGGGCGGCTGGACCGCCTACGCGACGCTGTCGGCCAAGGAGTCGTACACCGGGGTCGGATGGGGCCAGGACCTCTGGATCATCAGCCTGATCATCTCGGGCGCCTCGTCGCTGATGGGGGCGGTCAACTACATCACCACCATCGTCAACATGAGAGCTCCCGGCATGTCCTATTTCCGCATGCCGCTCACGATATGGTCGTTGTTCATCACCGCCGTGCTGCTGCTGCTCGCGCTGCCGGTGCTGACCGCGGCGCTCGCGATGTTGCTGTTCGACCGCACGATGGGCACGAGCTTCTTCCTCCCGGAGAACGGCGGCGAGCCGCTCCTCTGGCAGCACATGTTCTGGTTTTTCGGCCATCCCGAGGTCTACATCCTGGTGCTTCCCGCGATGGGAGTGACCTCCGATCTCCTCTCCACGTTCTCGCGCAAGCCGGTCTTCGGCTACCGCGCCATGGCCTTCTCGATGATCGCGATCGCCTTTCTCTCCTGGCTCGTCTGGGGGCACCACATGTTCGTGAGCGGCATGAACCCGCTGCTCGGGACCGCGTTCATGATGACGACGATGGTGATCGCGGTGCCGTCGGCGATCAAGACCTTCAACTGGCTCGGGACGCTCTGGGGCGGCTCGATCCGCTTCGCCGGCCCGATGTTGTTCGCGCTGGGCTTCGTCTCCAACTTCGTCATCGGTGGTCTCTCGGGCATTTTCATGGCCTCGACCCCGGTGGACATCTTCATCCACGACACCTATTACATCGTCGCCCATTTCCACTACGTGGTGGCGGGGATCATCTTCGCGCTGTTCGCCGCCGTCTACTACTGGTTCCCCAAGATGTTCGGGCGGATGATGCACGAGGGGCTGGCGAAGATCCATTTCGTGTTCACCTACATTTTCTTCAATCTGACCTTCTTCCCGATGCACTTCCTGGGCGTCGCGGGCCACATGCGGCGCATCTACAACCCGCTGCAGTACGAGTTCCTGAAGCCGATGCAGGACTGGAACGTCTTCATCACCGTGAGCGCGTTCCTCCTCGCCTTGGGGCAGATCCCGTTCGTGGTGAACTTCGTCTGGAGCCTGGCGGCGGGGAAAAAGGCGGAAAGAAACCCGTGGTGCGCGAACACGCTCGAATGGACGGCGCCTTCGCCGCCGCCGCACGGGAACTTCGAGGTGCAGCCGGTGGTTTACCGCGGCCCGTACGAGTACAGCTCGCCGGATGCAGCGGAAGACTGGCTGCCGCAGAATCGGCCTCTCGCCGGCGCCGCGGCGCGAGCTCATTGA
- the coxB gene encoding cytochrome c oxidase subunit II, with translation MLRWLPEDVSTYGGEIDALFYLIYYITAATFLLVTVLMVVFLIAYRARDGRRATYSHGNTTLEIIWTIVPAAILVVLSFMSVSTWAKVKRETPPTDFEVGVNAKQFNWEISYPGPDGRLGTADDVKFDNDMHVPVNRIVRLHITSSDVIHSFFMPNLRFKQDAVPGRTVIGWFEATKPGRYELPCAELCGFGHSGMKGWLYVDSAEDYAKWAAEHLSPKPQ, from the coding sequence ATGCTGCGCTGGTTGCCAGAAGACGTGTCCACATACGGCGGAGAGATCGACGCGCTTTTCTACCTGATTTACTACATCACGGCGGCGACTTTCCTGCTCGTCACCGTCCTCATGGTGGTGTTCCTCATCGCATACCGCGCCAGAGACGGGCGGCGCGCCACCTACAGCCACGGGAACACCACGCTCGAAATCATCTGGACCATCGTTCCGGCCGCGATCCTCGTGGTGCTGTCGTTCATGAGCGTCTCGACGTGGGCGAAAGTGAAGCGCGAGACGCCTCCCACCGATTTCGAGGTCGGGGTGAACGCGAAACAGTTCAACTGGGAGATCAGCTATCCCGGTCCGGACGGCCGCCTGGGAACGGCCGACGACGTCAAGTTCGACAACGACATGCACGTCCCGGTCAACAGAATCGTCCGTCTGCACATCACCTCCAGCGATGTCATTCACAGCTTTTTCATGCCCAATCTGCGCTTCAAGCAGGACGCCGTGCCCGGGCGCACGGTGATCGGCTGGTTCGAAGCCACCAAGCCCGGACGGTACGAGCTGCCCTGCGCCGAGCTCTGCGGCTTCGGCCATTCGGGCATGAAGGGGTGGCTGTACGTCGATTCGGCCGAGGACTACGCCAAGTGGGCGGCGGAGCACCTGAGCCCGAAGCCCCAGTAG
- a CDS encoding zinc-binding dehydrogenase — protein MPTARAATLLAPERLEIREYPLPDVPADGGLVRVEAAGVCGTDVKYFHGKIRTPLPLILGHEILGRVEKLGRDAAAIHQIEEGDRIILKGALGCGRCPDCRRGAARFCRKRTSYGGRTPCDKPPHLFGGFADYVYLAPDVLATKVSDALPAEAAVLAGAVMANGFQWAIRRGGVKMGDYVLIQGPGQQGLANAFAARRAGAARIFVTGIGRDRARLELARRFGAHRTIDAETENVVEVVRAETGGELCDVAIDVSGSPAAIRTSLECLRRQGTLVLAGLTGDATETPLLLDRIVWNEIRVQGCFTADNDATEAALRVLEETKFPVQEMVSHVFPLEETERCIRAVGGEIPGLFPTKALIRPDRTP, from the coding sequence ATGCCGACCGCCCGCGCCGCGACACTTCTCGCTCCCGAGAGGCTCGAGATCCGCGAGTACCCGTTGCCCGACGTTCCCGCCGACGGCGGGCTGGTGCGGGTCGAAGCGGCGGGGGTGTGCGGCACGGACGTCAAATACTTCCACGGCAAGATCCGGACGCCGCTCCCCCTGATCCTCGGGCACGAGATCCTCGGCCGGGTGGAAAAGCTCGGGCGCGATGCGGCGGCGATCCATCAGATCGAGGAAGGAGACCGCATCATCCTCAAGGGGGCTCTCGGCTGCGGCCGCTGCCCCGACTGCCGCCGCGGCGCGGCCCGGTTCTGCAGGAAGCGCACGAGCTACGGCGGGCGGACGCCGTGCGACAAGCCGCCGCATCTTTTCGGCGGCTTCGCCGACTACGTGTACCTCGCGCCCGACGTCCTCGCCACGAAGGTGAGCGACGCGCTCCCCGCAGAGGCCGCCGTTCTCGCCGGTGCGGTCATGGCGAACGGTTTTCAGTGGGCGATCCGACGCGGCGGCGTCAAGATGGGCGATTACGTCCTCATCCAGGGGCCGGGACAGCAAGGGCTCGCCAACGCGTTCGCGGCGCGGCGCGCCGGCGCGGCGCGGATCTTCGTCACCGGAATCGGCCGCGACCGCGCGAGGCTGGAGCTGGCGCGACGCTTCGGCGCCCACCGGACCATCGACGCCGAGACCGAGAACGTCGTCGAGGTGGTGCGCGCGGAGACCGGCGGCGAGCTGTGCGACGTCGCAATCGATGTGTCGGGGAGCCCGGCGGCGATCCGGACCTCGCTCGAATGCCTGCGGCGCCAGGGGACGCTCGTGCTCGCGGGACTGACGGGCGACGCGACCGAGACGCCGCTGCTGCTGGACCGGATCGTCTGGAACGAGATCCGGGTCCAGGGCTGTTTTACGGCCGACAACGACGCCACCGAGGCGGCGCTGCGGGTCCTGGAGGAGACGAAGTTTCCCGTGCAGGAGATGGTGAGCCATGTGTTTCCGCTGGAAGAGACCGAGCGCTGCATCCGCGCGGTCGGCGGCGAGATCCCCGGTCTCTTCCCGACCAAGGCGCTGATCCGGCCGGACCGAACGCCATGA
- a CDS encoding glucose 1-dehydrogenase, which translates to MIDGLEDRVVIVTGAAHGIGKAYAAGFARARSRVVIADIDAPAAEEAARRIGGETGAKTLAVGVDVADEQATRAMAEAALGAFGRIDVLVNNAAVFATVPMNRGRIEEIAPEEWDRLMAVNLKGVFFCCRAVLPQMRRQKSGKIVNIASGTVFNGSPGRIHYVTSKAAVIGFSRTLAREVGPDNIQVNVLAPGNTLSEENPTPETLRFRQASVGSRALKRVQLPRDVVGAALFLASPLSDFMTGQTVNVDGGISFR; encoded by the coding sequence ATGATCGACGGGCTCGAGGACAGGGTGGTGATCGTGACCGGCGCGGCTCACGGCATCGGCAAAGCCTACGCCGCCGGCTTCGCCCGCGCTCGGTCGCGCGTGGTGATCGCCGACATCGACGCGCCCGCGGCCGAAGAGGCCGCGCGCCGGATCGGCGGGGAGACCGGGGCGAAGACACTCGCCGTCGGCGTCGACGTCGCCGACGAGCAGGCAACCCGCGCGATGGCGGAGGCGGCCCTGGGGGCGTTCGGGCGCATCGACGTGCTGGTCAACAATGCCGCCGTTTTCGCCACCGTCCCGATGAACCGCGGGCGCATCGAGGAAATCGCGCCCGAGGAGTGGGACCGGCTGATGGCGGTGAACCTCAAGGGAGTCTTTTTCTGCTGCCGGGCGGTCCTGCCGCAGATGCGCCGCCAGAAATCCGGAAAGATCGTCAACATCGCCTCCGGAACGGTTTTCAACGGCAGCCCCGGCCGCATCCACTACGTCACGTCGAAGGCGGCGGTGATCGGGTTCTCGCGCACGCTCGCGCGCGAGGTCGGCCCCGACAACATCCAGGTCAACGTGCTCGCGCCGGGGAACACGCTCTCCGAGGAAAATCCGACCCCGGAAACGTTGCGCTTTCGCCAGGCTTCCGTCGGCAGTCGGGCGCTCAAGCGCGTCCAGTTGCCGCGGGACGTCGTCGGCGCCGCGCTGTTTCTCGCATCGCCGCTGAGCGATTTCATGACCGGGCAGACGGTCAACGTCGACGGCGGCATTTCGTTTCGCTGA
- a CDS encoding amidohydrolase family protein, translated as MSTGYPIIDADGHVLERDAEIREFLEGKYREYPHFQTYSYFPSLDGWNRGFGVPGKVHETPAPKWIEFLDELGVHTTVLYPTAGLALGLIQNPEWACVLARAYNSWIAERFVRHSPRLKAVALLPVHEPLEAAKELERARRLGLVGGLLPAVTVLYKGYGHPDFDPIYQAAERLGMPLAVHGAPSRNMGFDFFDKFLQVHTLEHPFAILVQFTHMLFEGVFERFPKLRVAFLEAGSGWIPYMMDRMDEEFEKPYRFQAPLLRKKPSEYIRSGQVWVTCEVEERALVQVLRQFNPRCVMWPSDYPHERLPDMFRRDIPEFLERPDIDDTAKKAILHDNPIDFYGLKL; from the coding sequence ATGAGCACCGGTTATCCGATCATCGACGCCGACGGGCACGTGCTGGAGCGGGACGCCGAGATCCGGGAGTTTCTCGAAGGAAAGTACCGGGAGTACCCCCATTTCCAGACCTACAGCTATTTTCCCTCGCTCGACGGCTGGAACCGCGGCTTCGGGGTGCCCGGAAAGGTGCACGAGACGCCCGCGCCGAAGTGGATCGAGTTTCTCGACGAGCTGGGCGTTCACACCACGGTCCTCTACCCGACCGCAGGGCTCGCGCTCGGGCTGATCCAGAACCCCGAGTGGGCCTGCGTGCTGGCTCGAGCCTACAACTCCTGGATCGCGGAGCGTTTCGTCCGTCACAGCCCGCGGCTCAAGGCGGTGGCGCTGCTCCCGGTGCACGAGCCGCTCGAAGCGGCGAAGGAGCTGGAGCGAGCCCGGAGGCTCGGTCTCGTCGGCGGGCTGCTCCCGGCGGTGACAGTGCTCTACAAGGGCTACGGCCACCCCGATTTCGACCCGATTTACCAGGCGGCCGAGCGACTCGGGATGCCGCTCGCGGTTCACGGCGCTCCCAGCCGCAACATGGGATTCGACTTTTTCGACAAGTTTCTTCAGGTGCACACGCTCGAGCATCCCTTCGCGATCCTCGTCCAGTTCACCCACATGCTCTTCGAAGGGGTCTTCGAGCGCTTCCCGAAGCTGCGGGTGGCGTTCCTGGAGGCCGGCTCCGGATGGATTCCCTACATGATGGACCGCATGGACGAGGAGTTCGAAAAGCCCTACCGGTTCCAGGCTCCGCTGCTGAGGAAAAAACCCAGTGAATACATCCGGTCGGGGCAGGTCTGGGTCACGTGCGAGGTCGAGGAACGGGCGCTCGTCCAGGTGCTGCGCCAGTTCAACCCGCGCTGCGTCATGTGGCCGTCGGATTACCCGCACGAACGGCTCCCGGACATGTTCAGGCGAGACATACCCGAGTTCCTGGAGCGGCCGGACATCGACGATACGGCGAAGAAGGCGATTCTGCACGACAACCCGATCGATTTCTACGGCCTGAAGCTCTGA
- a CDS encoding 3-oxoacyl-ACP reductase family protein, which produces MRLKDRVAIVTGGGMGIGKAYSHGLAAEGASVVVADIQETEAEKVAADIRAAGGEALAVPVDVTSPEKTRAMAEAALGRYGRIDVLVNNAGLYSALKKKSFMEIDSDEWDRVMAVNLKGLFLCVQAVYPAMKRQRKGKIINISSGTALSGSPFFLHYVSSKAGVIGFTRALAREVGGDNICVNAIMPGLTISGSNQEGVMTPEQLADRRKRRCFQRDQVPQDLVGTVIFLASDDSDFITGQSISVDGGMNMH; this is translated from the coding sequence ATGCGCTTGAAGGACAGGGTGGCGATCGTGACCGGCGGCGGCATGGGAATCGGCAAGGCCTACTCCCATGGGCTTGCCGCCGAAGGAGCGAGCGTGGTGGTGGCCGACATCCAGGAGACCGAGGCCGAAAAGGTGGCGGCGGACATCCGCGCCGCGGGCGGTGAAGCGCTCGCGGTCCCGGTCGACGTGACCTCGCCGGAGAAGACGCGGGCGATGGCCGAGGCGGCGCTCGGGCGCTACGGCCGGATCGACGTTCTGGTCAACAACGCCGGCCTGTACTCGGCGCTCAAGAAAAAAAGCTTCATGGAAATCGACTCCGACGAATGGGACCGGGTGATGGCGGTCAACCTCAAGGGGCTCTTCCTCTGCGTTCAGGCGGTCTATCCCGCGATGAAGCGGCAGAGGAAGGGAAAGATCATCAACATCTCCTCGGGTACGGCGCTCAGCGGCTCGCCGTTCTTCCTCCACTACGTTTCTTCCAAGGCCGGCGTCATCGGCTTCACCCGCGCGCTCGCGCGCGAGGTGGGCGGCGACAACATCTGCGTCAACGCCATCATGCCCGGCCTGACGATCTCCGGCTCGAACCAGGAGGGAGTGATGACTCCGGAGCAGCTCGCCGACCGCCGCAAGCGGCGCTGCTTTCAGCGCGACCAGGTCCCGCAGGATCTGGTCGGCACCGTGATCTTCCTCGCGTCCGACGACAGCGATTTCATCACCGGCCAGTCGATCAGCGTCGACGGCGGCATGAACATGCACTGA
- the amrB gene encoding AmmeMemoRadiSam system protein B, with amino-acid sequence MTERPRLRPVEAFPVQHNGETLIYLKDPLNLAPPLGVSPVGYFILSHFDGRHSLIDIQEQYCRRFGDLLLTEQLKGFIDMLDRHYYLVSERFLEHQARTVEEFRRRPTRAAAHAGGVYKTDPAELAAQLDGYFTHPKGPGMPGPGRRSAPPRAIVAPHIDFHRGGPAYAWAYKELAESEGADLYILLGTSHCGGEHPFILTFKDFETPLGPVETDKEFAGKLVERCGSELLADEYLHRGEHSIEFQAVFLQYVARGREALGGRRPRPFKIVPILVSSFHAMIHARTAPEEQAPVASFLSALRELTAADSRRVCFVAGVDLAHVGRQFGDREEMTPEFLRWVEEEDRRLIDRLAALDARGFFDEVAKDQDRRRICGFAPLYSLIRLLEGARGRNLTYDQAFTPETASAVTFTAMVFE; translated from the coding sequence ATGACGGAACGACCCCGGTTGCGGCCGGTGGAAGCCTTCCCGGTACAGCACAACGGCGAGACGCTGATCTACCTCAAGGACCCGCTCAACCTCGCTCCGCCGCTGGGCGTCTCGCCGGTCGGTTATTTCATCCTTTCCCACTTCGACGGCCGCCACAGCCTGATCGACATCCAGGAACAGTACTGCCGCCGGTTCGGCGACCTGTTGCTGACCGAGCAGCTCAAGGGCTTCATCGACATGCTCGATCGCCACTATTATCTCGTGAGCGAACGCTTTCTCGAGCACCAGGCCCGGACCGTGGAGGAGTTCCGCCGCCGGCCGACGCGCGCGGCGGCGCACGCCGGCGGCGTCTACAAGACCGACCCGGCCGAGCTCGCCGCGCAGCTCGACGGCTACTTCACTCACCCCAAGGGCCCGGGCATGCCCGGGCCCGGGCGGCGGAGCGCGCCGCCCCGGGCGATCGTCGCGCCGCACATCGACTTTCACCGGGGCGGTCCGGCCTACGCGTGGGCCTACAAGGAGCTGGCGGAAAGCGAAGGGGCGGACCTCTACATCCTGCTCGGCACCTCGCACTGCGGCGGAGAGCACCCGTTCATCCTGACGTTCAAGGACTTCGAGACGCCGCTCGGGCCGGTGGAGACCGACAAGGAGTTCGCCGGCAAGCTGGTCGAGCGCTGCGGCAGCGAGCTGCTCGCGGACGAATATCTTCACCGGGGCGAGCACTCCATCGAGTTTCAGGCGGTATTTCTCCAGTATGTCGCGCGCGGCCGGGAGGCGCTCGGAGGCCGGCGCCCGAGACCTTTCAAGATCGTTCCGATCCTGGTCTCTTCCTTCCACGCGATGATCCACGCGCGCACGGCGCCCGAGGAGCAGGCGCCGGTGGCCTCGTTCCTCTCGGCCCTGCGCGAGCTCACCGCCGCCGACAGCCGCCGCGTGTGCTTCGTCGCGGGCGTCGATCTCGCCCATGTCGGCCGCCAGTTCGGTGACCGGGAGGAAATGACGCCGGAGTTCCTGCGCTGGGTCGAGGAGGAGGATCGGCGGCTGATCGATCGGCTCGCGGCGCTCGACGCGCGCGGCTTTTTCGACGAGGTGGCGAAGGACCAGGACCGGCGGAGGATCTGCGGCTTCGCGCCGCTTTACTCGTTGATCCGGCTGCTGGAGGGCGCACGGGGCCGAAACCTGACGTACGATCAGGCCTTCACTCCCGAGACCGCGTCGGCCGTGACCTTTACGGCGATGGTTTTCGAGTGA
- a CDS encoding iron-sulfur cluster assembly protein, whose protein sequence is MVTKEQVYKALQECYDPEIPVNIVDLGLVYDVQIDNDRVGVKMTLTAPGCGMGAMIAADARRRLLALEGVEDATVDLVWDPPWDPSRISEEARHKLGIG, encoded by the coding sequence ATGGTGACCAAGGAACAAGTCTACAAGGCGTTGCAGGAGTGCTATGATCCCGAGATCCCGGTCAACATCGTCGATCTCGGGCTGGTTTACGACGTCCAGATCGACAACGATCGAGTCGGGGTGAAGATGACGCTCACGGCGCCGGGCTGCGGCATGGGCGCGATGATCGCCGCCGACGCGCGCCGCAGGCTGCTCGCTCTCGAAGGCGTCGAGGACGCCACCGTGGATCTCGTCTGGGATCCGCCGTGGGATCCGAGCCGGATCAGCGAGGAAGCCAGGCACAAGCTCGGCATCGGCTGA
- a CDS encoding Mrp/NBP35 family ATP-binding protein has product MTQPLTQDQVIEALRRVQDPELHRDIVSLGMVKDLAVRDGRIAFTVELTTPACPLRESIEGDCRRALADLPGVSGVEIRFGAQVRGSKSGGGETDLLPSVKNVVLVAAGKGGVGKSTVAANLAVALTRHGAATGLLDADIYGPSIPILMGVQRDPEKVEVNGGYKIAPVVAHGVPVMSIGFFLGADQAVIWRGPMLGKALHQLMADVHWGELDYLVVDMPPGTGDVQITFSQQLRVSGAVLVATPQHVALADVIRAKSMFDKVMIPIVGLIENMSYFICDGCGKRHEIFSRGGAQKAAERFAIPYLGEIPITPALREGGDRGVPILVQEPESPVSKSFLDIAARLAGQLSIASERARRVQGLKIVSS; this is encoded by the coding sequence ATGACGCAACCACTGACGCAAGACCAGGTTATCGAAGCTCTCCGGCGGGTTCAGGATCCGGAGCTGCATCGCGACATCGTCAGCCTCGGCATGGTGAAGGATCTTGCGGTCCGCGACGGCAGGATCGCCTTCACGGTCGAGCTCACCACCCCGGCGTGTCCCTTGCGGGAAAGCATCGAGGGCGACTGCCGCAGGGCCTTGGCGGATCTCCCGGGCGTGAGCGGCGTCGAGATTCGCTTCGGCGCGCAGGTCAGGGGGAGCAAGAGCGGCGGCGGCGAGACCGATCTGTTGCCGAGCGTGAAGAACGTGGTGCTGGTGGCCGCGGGTAAAGGCGGCGTCGGCAAATCCACCGTGGCGGCGAATCTGGCGGTCGCTCTCACCCGCCACGGAGCGGCCACGGGCTTGCTCGACGCGGATATCTACGGGCCGTCGATTCCGATTCTGATGGGCGTCCAGAGAGACCCGGAAAAGGTCGAGGTGAACGGCGGATACAAGATCGCGCCGGTCGTCGCGCATGGCGTGCCCGTGATGTCGATCGGATTCTTTCTGGGCGCCGACCAGGCGGTCATATGGCGCGGCCCGATGCTCGGCAAGGCCCTGCATCAGCTCATGGCCGACGTTCACTGGGGCGAGCTCGACTACCTCGTGGTGGACATGCCGCCTGGAACCGGCGACGTCCAGATCACGTTTTCCCAGCAGCTCAGGGTGAGCGGGGCGGTGCTGGTCGCCACGCCGCAGCACGTGGCGCTCGCCGACGTCATACGCGCCAAGAGCATGTTCGACAAGGTCATGATTCCGATCGTCGGACTGATCGAGAACATGAGCTACTTCATCTGCGACGGTTGCGGCAAGCGACACGAGATCTTTTCGCGCGGCGGCGCGCAAAAAGCCGCCGAGCGCTTCGCGATCCCGTACCTGGGAGAAATCCCGATCACCCCGGCGCTGCGCGAAGGCGGCGACCGCGGCGTCCCGATCCTGGTCCAGGAGCCGGAGTCGCCGGTGAGCAAGAGTTTTCTGGATATTGCGGCGAGGCTGGCGGGACAGCTCTCGATCGCCTCGGAAAGGGCGCGCCGCGTCCAGGGCCTGAAGATCGTCTCGAGCTGA
- a CDS encoding glycine zipper domain-containing protein, producing MKPAIGVAVLLVLIGAAAGCSGGPLTTREKAAGIGALGGAAAGGIIGAAVGHPGAGAAIGGALGLGTGALIGDQLQGQEIRQSEQQRQIDANQAELERQRRELERLKRQREY from the coding sequence ATGAAGCCAGCGATCGGTGTCGCCGTGCTTTTGGTTTTAATCGGCGCAGCGGCGGGCTGTTCCGGAGGTCCCCTGACCACTCGCGAGAAAGCGGCCGGCATCGGCGCGCTCGGCGGAGCCGCGGCGGGGGGTATCATCGGCGCGGCGGTCGGCCATCCGGGCGCGGGAGCCGCGATCGGCGGCGCGCTCGGCCTCGGCACGGGGGCGCTGATCGGCGATCAGCTCCAGGGCCAGGAAATAAGACAGAGCGAGCAGCAGCGACAGATCGACGCCAACCAGGCGGAGCTCGAGCGGCAAAGACGCGAGCTCGAGCGGCTCAAGCGACAGCGCGAGTATTGA
- a CDS encoding glycine zipper domain-containing protein has translation MGKRSLSLAAILVAVTSIGCSQPLTTREKGGLIGAGLGAGTGAIIGSTVGHAAAGALIGGPVGLLAGALVGDQLMAREQQESEQQKTIQANQAEIERLRRENERLKQQRGEW, from the coding sequence ATGGGGAAACGATCTCTTTCTCTCGCCGCGATCCTTGTCGCCGTGACCTCGATCGGCTGTTCCCAACCGCTTACGACCCGTGAAAAAGGCGGGCTGATCGGCGCCGGCCTCGGTGCGGGCACCGGCGCCATCATCGGCAGCACCGTCGGCCACGCGGCAGCGGGCGCCCTCATCGGCGGTCCGGTGGGGCTTCTGGCCGGGGCGCTCGTGGGTGATCAGCTCATGGCTCGGGAGCAGCAGGAATCCGAGCAGCAGAAAACGATTCAGGCTAACCAGGCCGAGATCGAACGTCTAAGGAGAGAGAACGAGCGCCTGAAGCAGCAAAGGGGCGAGTGGTAG
- a CDS encoding OmpA family protein, protein MEGSSRYRTAGTALLAAALVVSGCAGGGLTTREKAAGIGALGGAAAGGIIGAAVGRPGAGAAIGGALGLGTGALIGDQLQGQEMKQAEQQKAIEQQRAEIARNQALIEELKKRNIEARETSRGVMVNLPSVNFRFDSAELTPEGRERVSQIAGIVKRDAPDRRLSVEGHASRESAAQEAYNQRLSERRAQTVADALEQYGVDGRRLSVRGLGTRSPIASNDTEEGRRQNRRVEVIIEN, encoded by the coding sequence ATGGAAGGATCGTCACGCTACCGGACGGCCGGCACGGCCCTGCTCGCCGCGGCGCTGGTCGTCTCGGGTTGTGCTGGAGGCGGCCTCACCACGCGTGAAAAGGCCGCCGGCATCGGTGCCCTCGGTGGAGCCGCGGCAGGGGGTATCATCGGCGCGGCGGTCGGTCGTCCGGGCGCGGGAGCCGCGATCGGCGGCGCGCTCGGCCTCGGCACGGGGGCGCTGATCGGCGATCAGCTCCAGGGCCAGGAGATGAAGCAGGCGGAGCAGCAGAAGGCGATCGAGCAGCAACGTGCCGAGATCGCGAGAAACCAGGCCCTGATCGAGGAGTTGAAGAAGCGCAACATCGAGGCGCGCGAAACCAGCCGCGGCGTGATGGTGAACCTCCCGAGCGTCAATTTTCGCTTCGACAGCGCCGAGCTGACGCCGGAAGGACGCGAGCGCGTGAGTCAGATCGCCGGCATCGTCAAGCGTGACGCGCCCGACCGCCGGCTGAGCGTCGAAGGGCACGCGAGCCGCGAAAGCGCCGCGCAGGAAGCTTACAACCAGCGGCTCTCCGAGCGGCGGGCCCAGACGGTGGCTGACGCGCTCGAGCAATACGGCGTCGACGGCAGACGCTTGAGCGTGCGCGGGCTCGGAACCCGTTCTCCCATCGCTTCCAACGACACCGAGGAGGGACGCCGCCAGAATCGGCGGGTCGAGGTAATCATCGAGAACTGA